TTTCGCGTAACAGGGCATTCGCTACATCCTGATGGCTGCGCGCTCGCTCCAATTCCTGAAAAAGCCTCATCAGGGAACTTAGATGCCCCTTGTTCTTGGCGAAATCCGAAGTGGCAGCCATATTTTGTTACTTTCAAGCGAACTGGTTATTTTGTGGGGTAGATTGCTAAATCGTGGATGTCGAGCCGGGAACTCTTATTGAATGTTAGTGTACCATAAGATAATTTCCCATGCGGTGGAAAAGCCGCATATTGATTATCGATCCACAAGACGAATCCCAGTGGGGCTTGGGGCACCACCGGTGTTTCGAAGATCACAATATCATCCACAAAGAACTGGATGAACTCTGTATGCCAATGAATGCCGTAACTGTGCCATTGGGTTGTATCCAGAGGGAGACGGGCAGCATCCTGATGGATGAGGCGGCTTGCCAGTTTGCGCAATAACCGAGCCGTGGGGGTGAGCGCCAGGAATGGTAACGCCGGAAGCCCCAGCCCCAACAGTGCTGCGGGCCAGTGCGGAGAGCGGAAGGTAGCGGCTAATAATCCTTGTGCGGGCAGGTCGTCGCGCAGGGAGAGATAGTTCTGCGCCGAAGCGTAGAAGAACCAGGCCGCGTTGGGGAGTGCAGGCAAACGCCTTTGTCCACCGCCAAAACCAAAAGACAGGCTAAAGGGGTCATTCCAGAAGCCGAACCCCCAGGTGCCAGGGATTTTCAGATCGGAGACTTTTGCGCGCAGGCGCATTTGTAGCGGCGGCTGCCAGGGGAAGTTTTTGCGTGTGAGGGCACTATAATCATCGAGCTGCGCCAGACGATAGCTTCCCGCAGGGCCAGGAGGGAGTTTGAGTTTCCACGCGCCAACTCCCGAGGGAGTCAGGCTACTGTCGGGGGTGAGGGAGGGAATCAGATTCACGCTACTTCAAAAATATGTGTCAAAATCGTCGCTCCACTGCCGCCGATATTCTGCGCCATGCCGATTTTAGCATCCTGCACCTGTGAGCCAGCCGCCTGACCGCGCAATTGCTCGACAACCTCAACGATCTGGTATATGCCGGTAGCGCCAACAGGATGGCCGCGGGCTTTCAATCCGCCGCGGGTGGTAATGGGGATACGCCCCCCGATGACGATTTCGCCTTCCAGCCCCAGGCGGGGGCCTTGTCCGCGCTCGGCAAAACCGCAAGCCTCCAGCGACAGGGCGGACATAATTGAAAAAGCATCGTGCAATTCGAACAGGTCAATCTCGTTGGGGCCGATACCAGCCTGTGTGTAGGCCTGCCGGGATGATTTTTCGGCGGCAGTGAGCCACAACGCATCGCGTCGATCGTGAATGGCGAGTGTATCGGTGGCCGCCCCGGAGCCAATCACGCGGATAGCAGTGTGTGGAGCCATTTCGACAGGCATAAGCACAACGGCTGCGGCTCCGTCGCCAATCGCGGATGAATCCATCAGATTGATAGGATCGGAAACCATGCGCGCCTCGAGATATTTTTCGTGGTTCAAGGGGATATGCAAGCGGGCATTGGGGTTGTGCAGCGCATTGGCATGGGCGTTGATCGAAAAGGGAGCAAAATCGGCGTGCTGCCAGCCATATTCGTGCATATAGCGGCGCATGATAAGCGCATTCAGGCTGATGAACGATAGCCCGTGGATAATTTCGTAATCGGCATCGGCGGCAGTTGCCAGCCCGGCGGTAGCTTCTATGGGCAGGGCATCGGTCATCTTTTCTGCGCCGATAACTACGGCGCTGTTGACCTGGCCTGAGGCCACAGCCATCAGCCCCATGCGAAAGGCAGCCGCGCCCGACCCGCAGGCAGCTTCTACCTTGAAGGCTTCAATGCCGCGCATTCCCACCCAATCGGCGATCCAGGTACCGAGATGCTCCTGCCGCTCGAGCAGGCCAGAGAGCATATTGCCAACATACAAAGCATCCACGGCGGGCATAGCTGCATCTGCCAACGCAGCGAG
This genomic window from Chloroflexota bacterium contains:
- a CDS encoding family 16 glycosylhydrolase; translation: MNLIPSLTPDSSLTPSGVGAWKLKLPPGPAGSYRLAQLDDYSALTRKNFPWQPPLQMRLRAKVSDLKIPGTWGFGFWNDPFSLSFGFGGGQRRLPALPNAAWFFYASAQNYLSLRDDLPAQGLLAATFRSPHWPAALLGLGLPALPFLALTPTARLLRKLASRLIHQDAARLPLDTTQWHSYGIHWHTEFIQFFVDDIVIFETPVVPQAPLGFVLWIDNQYAAFPPHGKLSYGTLTFNKSSRLDIHDLAIYPTK
- a CDS encoding thiolase domain-containing protein, coding for MRRVAIIGIGQTPVAEHWTKSLKELAGEAILAALADAAMPAVDALYVGNMLSGLLERQEHLGTWIADWVGMRGIEAFKVEAACGSGAAAFRMGLMAVASGQVNSAVVIGAEKMTDALPIEATAGLATAADADYEIIHGLSFISLNALIMRRYMHEYGWQHADFAPFSINAHANALHNPNARLHIPLNHEKYLEARMVSDPINLMDSSAIGDGAAAVVLMPVEMAPHTAIRVIGSGAATDTLAIHDRRDALWLTAAEKSSRQAYTQAGIGPNEIDLFELHDAFSIMSALSLEACGFAERGQGPRLGLEGEIVIGGRIPITTRGGLKARGHPVGATGIYQIVEVVEQLRGQAAGSQVQDAKIGMAQNIGGSGATILTHIFEVA